One Deltaproteobacteria bacterium DNA segment encodes these proteins:
- a CDS encoding (Fe-S)-binding protein, whose amino-acid sequence MALEDYANDMFGCSRCSLCKWIPQNQIKSWRFAQGCPSMDRYHFHAYSGSGRMIIGMSILDGRSELTDEVAEIIYRCQMCGLCQVSCSAIRDDIDVVDVMYEERALCVSEGFLIPEHMDLIESMKKEDNTLGKRKADRGNWADGLDIPNVNTEQVAYLFHAGCRYSYDEDLMEGARTVVTLLRESGLNVGIAGKEESCCGGRAYETGYQGEMKHFAEDMAGRVRSSGAHTLVTPCADCYYTFKYLYPKCGIQMGVTVLHITELVDQLIKASILKPQKEIPLRVTYHDPCHLGRRGEPYLEGWAGGNKLERPIRFKQMGTRGIFDPPRNIIQAIPAIDFVEMERIREWSYCCGAGGGVLEAFPDFARWTAEERIAEAESTGAEAIITACPWCERVLKDTVVNAQSNLKVLDVIDLLKSSMGGEETI is encoded by the coding sequence ATGGCACTGGAAGATTATGCAAATGACATGTTCGGATGTTCCCGGTGTTCGCTTTGCAAATGGATCCCTCAAAACCAGATCAAAAGCTGGCGTTTCGCGCAGGGATGCCCTTCCATGGACCGCTACCATTTTCACGCCTACTCGGGCAGCGGCCGTATGATCATCGGTATGTCCATTCTCGATGGAAGAAGCGAACTTACCGATGAGGTCGCAGAGATCATATACCGGTGTCAAATGTGCGGCTTGTGCCAGGTCTCATGCAGCGCCATCAGGGATGATATCGATGTGGTCGACGTCATGTATGAAGAACGGGCGCTTTGTGTCAGTGAAGGTTTTCTCATCCCGGAGCACATGGATCTCATAGAAAGCATGAAAAAGGAGGATAACACTCTGGGCAAGCGTAAGGCGGACCGGGGAAACTGGGCGGACGGACTTGACATTCCAAATGTCAACACGGAGCAGGTTGCATATCTGTTTCATGCAGGATGCCGGTACTCCTATGATGAGGACCTGATGGAGGGGGCCCGTACCGTAGTTACTCTCCTGAGGGAATCCGGCCTGAATGTGGGAATTGCCGGGAAAGAAGAATCCTGCTGCGGGGGAAGGGCCTATGAAACCGGGTACCAGGGCGAAATGAAACATTTCGCCGAAGATATGGCCGGCAGAGTAAGGTCATCGGGAGCACATACCCTTGTGACGCCATGTGCAGATTGCTATTACACGTTTAAATACCTGTACCCGAAATGCGGAATTCAGATGGGTGTAACGGTCCTGCACATAACCGAACTTGTTGACCAATTGATTAAGGCAAGCATCCTCAAACCACAAAAAGAGATTCCTCTCAGGGTGACCTATCATGACCCCTGCCACCTGGGAAGGCGCGGCGAACCCTATCTGGAAGGTTGGGCAGGTGGCAACAAGCTCGAGCGTCCGATCCGATTCAAACAGATGGGCACTCGCGGCATATTCGATCCACCGAGAAATATCATACAGGCGATCCCGGCCATCGATTTCGTAGAAATGGAACGGATCAGGGAGTGGAGCTACTGTTGCGGGGCGGGTGGCGGTGTCCTGGAGGCATTCCCGGATTTTGCCAGATGGACTGCGGAAGAACGGATCGCCGAGGCCGAATCCACCGGGGCGGAGGCCATCATCACTGCATGTCCCTGGTGCGAGAGAGTTTTAAAGGATACGGTCGTCAATGCCCAAAGCAATCTCAAAGTCCTTGATGTGATCGATCTCCTGAAAAGCTCAATGGGCGGGGAGGAAACGATATGA
- a CDS encoding FAD-binding oxidoreductase: MISKDAYRELEDALGVEYVTTEPAVMDCYAYQPTHAEILGLETKWCPFRPVAVVLPGTTEEVQAVVRICNRHGLQFKAFSTGWGVWNAPGSDHVVQIDLRRMNKMEIDEKNMIALVEPYASGAQIQSEGMKHGLNLHMVGCGCHASPLASATSLMGPGCSGITTGYSPRNVLGVEWVLPDGEILRIGTAGQGTDEWYYGDGPGPSLRGIMRGTLGACGGLGVFTKCALKLFPWPGPPQPKVSGVLMDAKAEIPDSHAAFMCFFPNLQGFADALYKISNAEIGYFLGKHAVTGAILAGTLPRAYKNLVKSEFVRSILKALQNTFTIILCGRTKREYEYQNKVLTQIIDDCRGFMLDFSHIPMMHSMIWWGFIRNSLPPAIFRAGGRFTTALGGFEAIDQAVFQSKVGAEIKQELIDSGDLMDDLADNSWGGLYEGSSCLAHQEELAIFDPRDPQQNEGSSKYVDKTMEAAARYTMTPGIGFGGGGAIPHVLGPMICNYHRWLLKIKETLDPNNSSDPSFYIAPESEKEQYLKEYARRRPQVAKLVEQILMAGKETPG, translated from the coding sequence ATGATTTCGAAAGATGCCTACAGAGAATTAGAGGATGCCCTCGGGGTGGAATATGTCACCACCGAGCCAGCTGTCATGGACTGCTACGCATATCAGCCGACCCACGCCGAGATTCTCGGCCTGGAAACCAAATGGTGCCCCTTTCGCCCGGTCGCGGTTGTCTTACCGGGAACAACGGAAGAGGTCCAGGCGGTGGTGAGGATATGCAACAGGCATGGCCTGCAGTTCAAGGCGTTCAGTACCGGATGGGGGGTCTGGAACGCGCCGGGGAGCGATCATGTCGTTCAGATAGATCTGCGAAGAATGAACAAAATGGAGATCGACGAAAAAAATATGATCGCCCTTGTCGAGCCCTATGCTTCGGGGGCACAGATCCAGTCTGAGGGTATGAAGCATGGTCTTAATCTTCATATGGTTGGTTGCGGATGCCATGCTTCGCCTCTCGCAAGCGCCACGTCGCTGATGGGACCGGGTTGCAGCGGGATCACAACAGGATACAGCCCCCGCAATGTGCTGGGAGTGGAGTGGGTGCTTCCCGACGGGGAGATCCTCAGGATTGGAACAGCCGGTCAGGGCACCGATGAATGGTATTACGGCGACGGGCCCGGACCGAGCTTGCGGGGCATCATGCGGGGAACACTCGGCGCCTGCGGAGGGCTGGGCGTCTTCACAAAATGTGCCTTGAAACTTTTCCCCTGGCCAGGTCCGCCGCAACCGAAGGTGTCCGGCGTTCTGATGGATGCAAAGGCGGAGATACCCGATTCGCACGCCGCCTTTATGTGTTTTTTCCCCAACCTTCAGGGATTTGCCGATGCGCTCTATAAGATATCCAACGCGGAAATCGGGTATTTTCTCGGCAAGCATGCCGTTACCGGGGCTATTCTGGCGGGAACCCTGCCGCGCGCGTACAAGAATCTGGTCAAAAGCGAATTCGTGCGCAGCATCTTGAAGGCACTTCAGAATACCTTTACCATCATTCTCTGCGGAAGAACTAAGCGGGAATATGAGTACCAAAACAAGGTGTTGACACAGATCATCGATGACTGCCGGGGATTCATGCTCGACTTCAGTCATATCCCGATGATGCACTCGATGATCTGGTGGGGATTTATCAGGAACTCCCTGCCACCGGCTATTTTCAGAGCCGGCGGCAGATTTACGACGGCCCTGGGGGGATTTGAAGCGATCGATCAGGCGGTGTTCCAGAGCAAAGTCGGAGCTGAGATAAAGCAGGAGTTGATCGATTCGGGCGATCTCATGGATGATCTCGCCGATAATTCCTGGGGCGGGCTCTATGAAGGCAGCTCCTGTTTGGCCCATCAGGAGGAACTGGCAATATTCGATCCACGTGATCCTCAGCAGAATGAAGGTTCCAGCAAATATGTCGACAAGACCATGGAAGCGGCCGCCAGGTATACGATGACCCCGGGCATAGGATTCGGCGGAGGAGGCGCCATCCCGCATGTGCTGGGCCCCATGATATGCAACTATCATCGGTGGCTTCTCAAGATTAAAGAAACCCTCGACCCGAACAACAGTTCCGACCCAAGTTTTTATATTGCACCGGAATCAGAGAAGGAACAGTATCTGAAGGAATACGCCAGGAGACGTCCGCAGGTCGCCAAACTGGTGGAACAGATACTCATGGCCGGAAAAGAAACTCCCGGTTGA
- a CDS encoding FAD-binding oxidoreductase: MKRIVRLDHRNKIAMIEPGVTFDELTSEAHKSGLRVLMPLLPRETKSVLASCLEREPFTIPKYQWDATDPLMCTEIVFGTSDIYRTGSAAGPGTIEEQWETGAVQKNPLGPGQWDALRLIQGAQGTMGIVTWGSVKLELLPTVQKCFFAAAEKLTDLIDFTYRVQKFKLVDVCFILNAINLNAIRMGGIGEPRGECPSWVLVYSISGYEYFPADRVDYIEQEINEIAGETAVTPLTEIAGVAAEEIVDRITKSCGGPYWKEHLRGDCRDIFFITTLDRAPSFLDAMDGEAKHHHFPRGNLGVYIQPIQQGRNCHLEFNLMFNGKSADETEQIRAFFTSASEIFAEMGAFFSRPYGIWSDLAYRRAPKTVEMLQVVKHMLDPGRIMNPGKLCFGREV; this comes from the coding sequence ATGAAGAGGATCGTTCGGCTCGACCACCGGAACAAAATCGCCATGATCGAACCGGGCGTCACCTTCGATGAACTCACATCAGAAGCACACAAATCCGGGCTGCGGGTCTTGATGCCCCTGCTTCCGCGGGAAACGAAATCGGTCCTTGCCAGCTGTCTCGAACGCGAACCCTTTACGATACCAAAATATCAATGGGACGCGACAGACCCCTTGATGTGTACTGAAATTGTCTTCGGGACCAGTGACATATACCGGACGGGATCGGCGGCGGGACCCGGCACCATCGAAGAACAGTGGGAGACCGGAGCGGTCCAGAAAAATCCTCTCGGGCCCGGACAGTGGGACGCTCTGAGGCTTATACAAGGGGCCCAGGGAACCATGGGGATCGTGACCTGGGGATCTGTCAAACTTGAACTTCTGCCAACGGTTCAAAAGTGTTTTTTCGCCGCTGCTGAGAAACTGACGGACCTGATCGATTTTACGTACCGCGTTCAGAAATTCAAGCTTGTTGATGTCTGTTTCATCTTAAACGCTATAAATCTCAATGCCATCAGGATGGGTGGAATTGGAGAACCCCGTGGAGAATGTCCCTCCTGGGTGCTCGTGTATTCCATTTCCGGTTACGAGTACTTCCCCGCTGACCGTGTCGACTATATCGAACAGGAAATCAATGAGATAGCAGGAGAGACCGCCGTGACACCGCTGACGGAAATTGCCGGCGTTGCTGCCGAAGAAATTGTCGACCGCATTACGAAATCCTGCGGGGGACCTTACTGGAAAGAACATCTGCGCGGAGACTGCCGGGACATTTTTTTCATCACAACTCTCGACAGGGCTCCCTCTTTTCTCGATGCCATGGATGGCGAAGCAAAACACCATCATTTCCCGCGTGGAAATCTCGGCGTCTACATCCAGCCGATCCAGCAGGGAAGAAACTGCCATCTTGAGTTCAACCTGATGTTCAATGGGAAAAGTGCCGATGAGACCGAGCAGATCAGGGCATTCTTCACGAGTGCCAGTGAGATCTTTGCCGAAATGGGTGCATTTTTCTCACGCCCCTACGGGATATGGTCCGACCTGGCCTACCGGAGAGCTCCGAAAACGGTTGAGATGCTGCAGGTGGTGAAACACATGCTTGATCCCGGAAGAATCATGAATCCCGGAAAACTCTGTTTCGGGAGGGAGGTATAG